The following are encoded in a window of Hippoglossus hippoglossus isolate fHipHip1 chromosome 23, fHipHip1.pri, whole genome shotgun sequence genomic DNA:
- the osbpl8 gene encoding oxysterol-binding protein-related protein 8 isoform X8, producing MMKEEGLLGRRRFSTCGGTASLRPPHPDGRKLIRNASFGGYNELSPLSLPGFERGKEDLLPLPLKEDSHSISKSKSETKLYNGSDKDVSASGGKLTKKESLKVQKKNYREEKKRATKELLSTITDPSVIVMADWLKIRGTLKSWTKLWCVLKPGVLLIYKTNKNGQWVGTVLLNACELIERPSKKDGFCFKLFHPLEQSIWAVKGPKGEAVGSITQPLPSSHLIFRAASESDGRCWMDALELALKCSGLLKRTMIREGKDDMSTVATGGEHSINFYSLLRAHNMHGFQFSDSDHLKDPDLYSDKSDREGEQDHEESDPEGLEKSEESDSDTSERQDDSYIDLDPNEHLRETPYLEQSHEELGEAGEAAQTETVSEENKSLIWTLLKQVRPGMDLSKVVLPTFILEPRSFLDKLSDYYYHADFLSDAAIEENAYSRMKKVVKWYISGFYKKPKGLKKPYNPIIGETYRCMWLHQRTSSKTFYIAEQVSHHPPVSAFYVSNRKDGFCLSGSILAKSKFYGNSLSAILDGEARLTFLNRGEDYVMNMPYAHCKGILYGTMTLELGGQITIACEKTGYSAQLEFKLKPFLGSSDSVNEISGKIKLGKEVLATLEGHWDSEIFINDKKTGTVDTFWNPTPELRQSRLTRCTVPPEDQGEFEAERLWQHVTRAINNKDQTEATNEKFFLEEAQRKSARERKAKCEEWISALFEQDPITGEWHYRYADTRPWDPLNDLIQFEKDGCIQTKVRHRTPMVTVPKRKHKSDKPKSPESGCSSPEPDRQDSSGSERHKSKHNSRLRKKGADLSELQSAIESIKQTQEDINRSISVLRSRASGRVEGSSFLQQRDYVIIFFLILLQVVINYVFK from the exons GTTTtgaaagagggaaggaggacCTCTTGCCTCTGCCTTTAAAAGAGGACTCACATTCCATTTCAAAGAGCAAG TCTGAAACAAAGCTGTACAATGGCTCAGACAAGGATGTGTCGGCGTCTGGAGGAAAGCTCACCAAGAAGGAGTCCCTCAAG GTGCAGAAGAAAAACTacagggaagaaaagaagagggcGACCAAGGAGCTGCTCAGCACCATCACTGACCCCTCTGTCATCGTCATGGCCGACTGGCTGAAG ATCCGCGGCACTCTGAAGAGCTGGACCAAGCTGTGGTGCGTGCTGAAGCCAGGCGTCCTGCTCATctacaaaaccaacaaaaacgGCCAGTGGGTGGGAACGGTGCTGCTCAACGCCTGCGAGCTGATCGAGAGGCCCTCCAAGAAGGACGGCTTCTGCTTCAAGCTCTTCCACCCGCTGGAACAGTCCATCTGGGCCGTCAAG GGTCCTAAAGGGGAAGCGGTGGGCTCCATCACGCAGCCATTACCCAGCAGCCACCTCATCTTTCGTGCTGCCTCTGAGTCTGATG GTCGATGCTGGATGGACGCCTTAGAGCTGGCCCTGAAGTGCTCCGGCCTGCTGAAGAGGACCATGATCCGTGAGGGGAAGGACGACATGAGCACAGTCGCTACTGGCGGAGAACACTCCATTAATTTCTACAGTCTCCTGCGAGCCCACAACATGCACGGTTTCCA GTTCAGTGACAGTGACCATTTGAAAGACCCGGACCTGTACTCGGACAAGTCGGAccgagagggagagcaggaccACGAGGAGTCGGACCCAGAAGGCCTGGAGAAGAGCGAGGAGAGCGACAGCGACACGTCGGAGCGCCAAGACGACTCGTACATTGACCTTGATCCAAACGAACATCTGAGGGAAACCCCGTACCTGGAACAGTCCCACGAGGAACTGGGAGAG GCTGGTGAGGCTGCGCAGACAGAGACGGTATCGGAGGAGAATAAATCTCTGATCTGGACGTTGCTGAAGCAGGTCCGACCTGGCATGGACCTGTCCAAGGTGGTGTTGCCCACCTTCATCCTGGAGCCAAGATCCTTCCTGGACAAACTCTCGGACTACTACTACCACGCAGACTTCCTGTCAGA TGCTGCGATCGAAGAGAACGCATACAGCCGCATGAAGAAGGTGGTGAAGTGGTACATTTCTGGATTTTACAAAAAGCCAAAG GGGTTGAAGAAGCCTTACAACCCCATTATTGGGGAGACGTACCGCTGCATGTGGCTCCACCAGAGGACAAGCAGCAAGACGTTCTACATCGCAGAACAG GTTTCCCATCATCCTCCGGTGTCTGCCTTCTATGTCAGCAACAGGAAGGATGGGTTCTGCCTCAGTGGCAGCATCCTTGCCAAGTCGAAGTTTTAtg gtAACTCTCTGTCGGCCATATTAGACGGGGAGGCTCGTCTCACTTTTCTCAACCGAGGGGAGGACTATGTGATGAACATGCCCTACGCCCACTGTAAAG GTATCCTGTACGGCACCATGACACTGGAGCTGGGAGGACAGATCACCATTGCCTGTGAGAAAACAGGCTACAGCGCTCAGCTCGAGTTCAAACTGAAG ccatTCCTGGGCAGCAGCGACAGTGTCAATGAGATCTCTGGAAAGATCAAGCTGGGAAAGGAGGTGTTAGCCACACTAGAAGGACACTGG GACAGCGAGATCTTCATCAATGACAAGAAGACGGGGACGGTGGACACTTTCTGGAATCCGACACCAGAGCTGAGACAGAGTCGACTGACCCGCTGCACAGTCCCACCAGAGGACCAGGGGGAGTTTGAAGCAGAAAG ACTGTGGCAGCACGTGACCCGGGCCATCAACAACAAGGACCAGACCGAGGCCACCAACGAGAAGTTCTTTCTGGAGGAAGCTCAGAGGAAGTCGGCCCGCGAGCGGAAAGCAAAATGCGAGGAGTGGATCTCCGCCCTGTTTGAGCAGGACCCCATCACTGGAGAGTGGCATTACAGATATGCTGA CACAAGGCCATGGGATCCACTCAACGACCTGATCCAGTTTGAAAAGGACGGCTGCATCCAGACCAAGGTCCGACACCGCACCCCTATG GTAACGGTGCCAAAGAGGAAACATAAGAGCGACAAGCCCAAAAGTCCAGAGAGTGGCTGCTCTTCACCTGAACCCGACCGTCAGGACTCGTCTGGCAGCGAAC gacacaaaagcaaacacaacagtCGACTGAGGAAAAAAGGAGCCGACCTCAGTGAACTTCAAAGTGCCATTGAATCCATAAAGCAGACGCAGGAGGACATCAACAG gAGCATCAGTGTGCTGCGGAGTCGTGCGTCAGGCCGGGTGGAGGGCAGCTCCTTCCTCCAGCAGCGCGACTACGTCATCATCtttttcctcatcctccttcagGTCGTGATCAACTACGTCTTCAAGTAG
- the osbpl8 gene encoding oxysterol-binding protein-related protein 8 isoform X2, whose amino-acid sequence MESSSDSQQEPEKTLETQKPENDKTHLKIYCLLYLPAKHHAELREPHATSGRMSQRQVKERDKEREKEAGLQTPNREHVSTPSTLSPGVSYSHGFERGKEDLLPLPLKEDSHSISKSKSETKLYNGSDKDVSASGGKLTKKESLKVQKKNYREEKKRATKELLSTITDPSVIVMADWLKIRGTLKSWTKLWCVLKPGVLLIYKTNKNGQWVGTVLLNACELIERPSKKDGFCFKLFHPLEQSIWAVKGPKGEAVGSITQPLPSSHLIFRAASESDGRCWMDALELALKCSGLLKRTMIREGKDDMSTVATGGEHSINFYSLLRAHNMHGFQFSDSDHLKDPDLYSDKSDREGEQDHEESDPEGLEKSEESDSDTSERQDDSYIDLDPNEHLRETPYLEQSHEELGEAGEAAQTETVSEENKSLIWTLLKQVRPGMDLSKVVLPTFILEPRSFLDKLSDYYYHADFLSDAAIEENAYSRMKKVVKWYISGFYKKPKGLKKPYNPIIGETYRCMWLHQRTSSKTFYIAEQVSHHPPVSAFYVSNRKDGFCLSGSILAKSKFYGNSLSAILDGEARLTFLNRGEDYVMNMPYAHCKGILYGTMTLELGGQITIACEKTGYSAQLEFKLKPFLGSSDSVNEISGKIKLGKEVLATLEGHWDSEIFINDKKTGTVDTFWNPTPELRQSRLTRCTVPPEDQGEFEAERLWQHVTRAINNKDQTEATNEKFFLEEAQRKSARERKAKCEEWISALFEQDPITGEWHYRYADTRPWDPLNDLIQFEKDGCIQTKVRHRTPMVRSGSLISLSNQGPRRDNCKCQVTVPKRKHKSDKPKSPESGCSSPEPDRQDSSGSERHKSKHNSRLRKKGADLSELQSAIESIKQTQEDINRSISVLRSRASGRVEGSSFLQQRDYVIIFFLILLQVVINYVFK is encoded by the exons GTTTtgaaagagggaaggaggacCTCTTGCCTCTGCCTTTAAAAGAGGACTCACATTCCATTTCAAAGAGCAAG TCTGAAACAAAGCTGTACAATGGCTCAGACAAGGATGTGTCGGCGTCTGGAGGAAAGCTCACCAAGAAGGAGTCCCTCAAG GTGCAGAAGAAAAACTacagggaagaaaagaagagggcGACCAAGGAGCTGCTCAGCACCATCACTGACCCCTCTGTCATCGTCATGGCCGACTGGCTGAAG ATCCGCGGCACTCTGAAGAGCTGGACCAAGCTGTGGTGCGTGCTGAAGCCAGGCGTCCTGCTCATctacaaaaccaacaaaaacgGCCAGTGGGTGGGAACGGTGCTGCTCAACGCCTGCGAGCTGATCGAGAGGCCCTCCAAGAAGGACGGCTTCTGCTTCAAGCTCTTCCACCCGCTGGAACAGTCCATCTGGGCCGTCAAG GGTCCTAAAGGGGAAGCGGTGGGCTCCATCACGCAGCCATTACCCAGCAGCCACCTCATCTTTCGTGCTGCCTCTGAGTCTGATG GTCGATGCTGGATGGACGCCTTAGAGCTGGCCCTGAAGTGCTCCGGCCTGCTGAAGAGGACCATGATCCGTGAGGGGAAGGACGACATGAGCACAGTCGCTACTGGCGGAGAACACTCCATTAATTTCTACAGTCTCCTGCGAGCCCACAACATGCACGGTTTCCA GTTCAGTGACAGTGACCATTTGAAAGACCCGGACCTGTACTCGGACAAGTCGGAccgagagggagagcaggaccACGAGGAGTCGGACCCAGAAGGCCTGGAGAAGAGCGAGGAGAGCGACAGCGACACGTCGGAGCGCCAAGACGACTCGTACATTGACCTTGATCCAAACGAACATCTGAGGGAAACCCCGTACCTGGAACAGTCCCACGAGGAACTGGGAGAG GCTGGTGAGGCTGCGCAGACAGAGACGGTATCGGAGGAGAATAAATCTCTGATCTGGACGTTGCTGAAGCAGGTCCGACCTGGCATGGACCTGTCCAAGGTGGTGTTGCCCACCTTCATCCTGGAGCCAAGATCCTTCCTGGACAAACTCTCGGACTACTACTACCACGCAGACTTCCTGTCAGA TGCTGCGATCGAAGAGAACGCATACAGCCGCATGAAGAAGGTGGTGAAGTGGTACATTTCTGGATTTTACAAAAAGCCAAAG GGGTTGAAGAAGCCTTACAACCCCATTATTGGGGAGACGTACCGCTGCATGTGGCTCCACCAGAGGACAAGCAGCAAGACGTTCTACATCGCAGAACAG GTTTCCCATCATCCTCCGGTGTCTGCCTTCTATGTCAGCAACAGGAAGGATGGGTTCTGCCTCAGTGGCAGCATCCTTGCCAAGTCGAAGTTTTAtg gtAACTCTCTGTCGGCCATATTAGACGGGGAGGCTCGTCTCACTTTTCTCAACCGAGGGGAGGACTATGTGATGAACATGCCCTACGCCCACTGTAAAG GTATCCTGTACGGCACCATGACACTGGAGCTGGGAGGACAGATCACCATTGCCTGTGAGAAAACAGGCTACAGCGCTCAGCTCGAGTTCAAACTGAAG ccatTCCTGGGCAGCAGCGACAGTGTCAATGAGATCTCTGGAAAGATCAAGCTGGGAAAGGAGGTGTTAGCCACACTAGAAGGACACTGG GACAGCGAGATCTTCATCAATGACAAGAAGACGGGGACGGTGGACACTTTCTGGAATCCGACACCAGAGCTGAGACAGAGTCGACTGACCCGCTGCACAGTCCCACCAGAGGACCAGGGGGAGTTTGAAGCAGAAAG ACTGTGGCAGCACGTGACCCGGGCCATCAACAACAAGGACCAGACCGAGGCCACCAACGAGAAGTTCTTTCTGGAGGAAGCTCAGAGGAAGTCGGCCCGCGAGCGGAAAGCAAAATGCGAGGAGTGGATCTCCGCCCTGTTTGAGCAGGACCCCATCACTGGAGAGTGGCATTACAGATATGCTGA CACAAGGCCATGGGATCCACTCAACGACCTGATCCAGTTTGAAAAGGACGGCTGCATCCAGACCAAGGTCCGACACCGCACCCCTATGGTACGTTCTGGCAGTCTTATTAGTCTGAGTAACCAGGGGCCGCGGAGGGACAATTGCAAGTGCCAG GTAACGGTGCCAAAGAGGAAACATAAGAGCGACAAGCCCAAAAGTCCAGAGAGTGGCTGCTCTTCACCTGAACCCGACCGTCAGGACTCGTCTGGCAGCGAAC gacacaaaagcaaacacaacagtCGACTGAGGAAAAAAGGAGCCGACCTCAGTGAACTTCAAAGTGCCATTGAATCCATAAAGCAGACGCAGGAGGACATCAACAG gAGCATCAGTGTGCTGCGGAGTCGTGCGTCAGGCCGGGTGGAGGGCAGCTCCTTCCTCCAGCAGCGCGACTACGTCATCATCtttttcctcatcctccttcagGTCGTGATCAACTACGTCTTCAAGTAG